Genomic DNA from Thermodesulfovibrionales bacterium:
AAAACGAACATCTCCTTTACCGCATCGTCAAGAGAAGCTGCTTCCCCGGCTGCCCCCTGAACAATCATGACGTATTCGCCGGCTATCGTTCTCTCGGTCAAGACACCGCTGAGATCAAGAAGGTTTCCTCTCAGGACCTCTTCGTGAATCTTTGTTATCTCCTTTACGAGGGCGACCCTCCTCTCCCCGAATATCTCTGCCATGTCCTCGACCGTTTCGAATATCCGGTGCGGGGCCTCATAAAAGACGAGGGTCCTTTTTTCTGTCGCGAGTTCGCTCAGGGTCTTCCGCCTTTGGTTTCTCTTCTGCGGCA
This window encodes:
- a CDS encoding SAM-dependent methyltransferase, translating into IEKAIEDGIEIVVVPGPSALIAAISLSGLPIREFTFIGFLPQKRNQRRKTLSELATEKRTLVFYEAPHRIFETVEDMAEIFGERRVALVKEITKIHEEVLRGNLLDLSGVLTERTIAGEYVMIVQGAAGEAASLDDAVKEMFVLMKRGKSRKEAARTVSEQYGLSKNELYDRSLGE